In Morococcus cerebrosus, a single genomic region encodes these proteins:
- a CDS encoding DUF3683 domain-containing protein, whose amino-acid sequence MTTTTAPQRIREIPYNYTSYTDREIVIRLLGDEAWQILQDLRGQRRTGRSARMLFEVLGDIWVVVRNPYLVDDLLEHPKRRAALVREMRHRLNEIRKRRDDNPQVDLLVAAAEKAVERFDGSFDETRQKRRQILERLSKITKPHNIMFDGLARVTHVTDATDWRVEYPFVVVNPDTEAEIAPLVRALIELDLVIIPRGGGTGYTGGAVPLDANSAVINTEKLDKHRGVEFVELAGLDGKHPIIHCGAGVVTRRVEETAHQAGLVFAVDPTSADASCVGGNVAMNAGGKKAVLWGTALDNLAYWQMVNPQGEWLRIERVRHNFGKIHDEETAVFDVHTLDSDGLNIVKTERLEIPGHKFRKVGLGKDVTDKFLSGLPGVQKEGTDGIITSVAFVLHKMPKYTRTVCMEFFGTVATATPSIVEIRDFLLAHDSVRLAGLEHLDWRYVRAVGYATKAAGKGRPKMVLLADVVSDDEAAVEAAAEHICELARARDGEGFIAVSPEARKTFWLDRSRTAAIAKHTNAFKINEDVVIPLERLGEYSDGIERINIELSIQNKLTLCAALEQYLSGKLPIDKMGTDLPTAELLGERGKHALAHVSAVKERWDWLLANLDTPLADYKARYGAAVHAAPEAKDNESCFTAFRDFRLRVSVKEDVMKPLAEIFSGKTDTKIIEGLGKIHAKTVRGRVFVALHMHAGDGNVHTNIPVNSDDAQMLQTAYRSVERIMKLARSLGGVISGEHGIGITKLEFLTDEDLQPFWDYKNQVDPKHTFNRHKLMKGSDLRNAYTPSFELLGAESLIMEKSDLGTIADSIKDCLRCGKCKPVCSTHVPRANLLYSPRNKILGVGLLTEAFLYEEQTRRGVSIKHFEELMDIGDHCTVCHRCVKPCPVNIDFGDVTVAIRNYLADSGHKRFAPAASMGMAFLNATGPKTIKALRAAMIQTGFPAQNFAYKIGKLLPVGTKKQKAEPKATVGTAPVKEQIIHFINRPLPKSVPAKTPRSMLGIEDDKSIPIIRNPAAPEDAEAVFYFPGCGSERLFSQIGLAVQAMLWHVGVQTVLPPGYMCCGYPQDAGGNKAKAEQMSTNNRVAFHRMANTLNYLDIKTVVVSCGTCYDQLEKYRFEEIFPGCRIIDIHEYLLEKGVKLNGVKGQQYLYHDPCHTPIKTMNATQMASSLMGQKVVLSDRCCGESGMFAVKRPDIATQVKFRKQEEIEKNLKELPQGEPVKMLTSCPACLQGLSRYADDNDMPADYIVIEMAKHILGENWLDEFVKKANNGGVEKVLL is encoded by the coding sequence ATGACCACGACTACCGCCCCGCAGCGTATTCGGGAAATTCCCTACAACTATACTTCCTACACCGACCGCGAAATCGTCATCCGCCTGTTGGGCGACGAGGCGTGGCAGATTCTGCAGGACTTGCGCGGACAGCGCAGGACGGGGCGGTCGGCGCGGATGTTGTTTGAAGTGTTGGGCGATATTTGGGTGGTCGTGCGCAATCCGTATCTGGTCGATGATTTGCTGGAGCATCCGAAACGCCGTGCCGCGCTGGTGCGGGAAATGCGCCACCGTTTGAACGAAATCCGCAAACGCCGCGACGACAATCCGCAAGTCGATCTATTGGTTGCGGCGGCAGAAAAGGCGGTCGAGCGTTTTGACGGCAGTTTTGACGAAACGCGCCAAAAGCGGCGGCAGATTTTGGAGCGTTTGAGCAAAATCACCAAGCCGCACAATATTATGTTTGACGGGCTGGCGCGGGTAACGCACGTTACCGACGCGACCGACTGGCGCGTCGAATATCCGTTTGTCGTCGTCAATCCTGACACGGAGGCGGAAATCGCGCCTTTGGTGCGCGCCTTAATCGAGCTGGATTTGGTCATTATCCCGCGCGGCGGCGGCACGGGTTATACCGGCGGCGCCGTGCCTTTGGATGCAAACAGCGCGGTCATCAATACGGAAAAACTGGACAAGCATCGCGGCGTCGAATTTGTCGAACTGGCGGGCTTGGACGGCAAACATCCGATTATCCATTGCGGCGCGGGCGTGGTAACGCGGCGGGTGGAAGAAACCGCGCATCAGGCGGGCTTGGTGTTCGCCGTCGATCCGACTTCTGCCGACGCTTCCTGCGTGGGCGGTAATGTGGCGATGAATGCGGGCGGCAAAAAAGCCGTGCTGTGGGGGACGGCGTTGGACAACCTCGCCTACTGGCAGATGGTCAACCCGCAGGGCGAATGGCTGCGCATCGAGCGCGTGCGCCACAATTTCGGCAAAATCCACGACGAAGAAACCGCAGTCTTTGACGTGCACACGTTGGATTCAGACGGCCTCAATATCGTTAAGACCGAACGCTTGGAAATCCCCGGCCACAAATTCCGCAAAGTCGGTTTGGGCAAAGACGTTACCGACAAATTCTTGAGCGGCCTTCCCGGCGTGCAAAAAGAAGGTACGGACGGCATCATCACCAGCGTCGCCTTCGTGTTACACAAAATGCCGAAATACACGCGCACCGTGTGTATGGAGTTTTTCGGCACGGTCGCCACCGCCACGCCTTCTATCGTCGAAATCCGCGATTTCCTGCTCGCCCACGACAGCGTGCGGCTGGCCGGCTTGGAACATTTGGACTGGCGTTATGTCCGCGCCGTCGGTTACGCCACCAAAGCGGCGGGTAAAGGACGGCCGAAAATGGTTTTGCTGGCGGACGTGGTTTCAGACGACGAAGCCGCCGTAGAGGCAGCCGCCGAACACATCTGCGAACTTGCCCGCGCCCGCGACGGCGAAGGCTTTATCGCCGTGTCGCCTGAAGCGCGCAAAACCTTCTGGCTCGACCGCAGCCGCACCGCCGCCATCGCCAAACACACCAACGCCTTTAAAATCAACGAAGACGTAGTGATTCCGCTGGAACGGTTGGGCGAGTATTCGGACGGTATCGAACGCATCAACATCGAGCTTTCCATCCAAAACAAACTCACCCTGTGCGCCGCATTGGAGCAATATCTTTCGGGCAAACTCCCCATCGACAAAATGGGCACGGACCTGCCAACCGCCGAACTTTTGGGCGAACGCGGCAAACATGCCCTTGCCCACGTTTCCGCCGTCAAAGAACGTTGGGACTGGTTGCTCGCCAATCTCGATACGCCGCTTGCCGACTACAAAGCCCGCTACGGCGCAGCCGTCCATGCCGCGCCCGAAGCCAAAGACAACGAGAGCTGTTTCACCGCCTTCCGCGACTTCCGCCTGCGCGTGTCCGTCAAAGAAGACGTAATGAAACCGCTCGCCGAAATCTTCAGCGGCAAAACCGACACCAAAATCATTGAAGGCTTGGGCAAAATCCACGCCAAAACCGTGCGCGGGCGTGTCTTCGTCGCCCTGCACATGCACGCCGGCGACGGCAACGTCCATACCAACATCCCCGTCAATTCAGACGACGCCCAAATGCTTCAGACGGCCTACCGTTCGGTCGAACGCATCATGAAACTCGCCCGCTCGCTCGGCGGCGTGATTTCCGGCGAACACGGCATCGGCATCACCAAGCTCGAATTTCTGACCGATGAAGACTTGCAGCCGTTTTGGGACTACAAAAACCAAGTCGATCCCAAACACACCTTCAACCGTCACAAACTGATGAAAGGTTCGGACCTACGCAACGCCTACACGCCGTCCTTCGAGCTGTTGGGCGCGGAATCGCTGATTATGGAGAAATCAGACCTCGGCACCATCGCCGATTCCATCAAAGACTGCCTGCGTTGCGGCAAATGCAAACCTGTCTGCTCCACCCACGTTCCGCGTGCCAACCTGCTGTACAGCCCGCGCAACAAAATCCTCGGCGTGGGGCTCTTGACCGAAGCCTTCTTATACGAAGAGCAAACCCGCCGCGGCGTTTCCATCAAACACTTCGAAGAACTCATGGACATCGGCGACCACTGCACCGTGTGCCACCGCTGCGTCAAACCCTGCCCCGTCAACATCGACTTCGGCGACGTTACCGTAGCCATCCGCAACTACCTTGCCGACTCCGGCCACAAACGCTTCGCACCCGCCGCATCGATGGGCATGGCATTTTTGAACGCCACCGGCCCGAAAACCATCAAAGCCCTGCGCGCCGCCATGATACAGACCGGCTTCCCCGCACAGAACTTCGCTTATAAAATCGGCAAACTCCTGCCCGTCGGTACCAAAAAACAAAAAGCCGAACCCAAAGCCACCGTCGGCACCGCTCCGGTCAAAGAACAAATCATCCACTTCATCAACCGTCCTTTGCCCAAAAGCGTGCCCGCCAAAACACCGCGCTCCATGCTCGGCATCGAAGACGACAAAAGCATCCCCATCATCCGCAACCCCGCCGCGCCCGAAGATGCCGAAGCCGTGTTCTACTTCCCCGGCTGCGGTTCCGAGCGTTTGTTCAGCCAAATCGGACTCGCCGTCCAAGCCATGCTCTGGCACGTCGGCGTACAAACCGTCCTGCCGCCCGGCTATATGTGTTGCGGCTATCCGCAGGACGCAGGCGGCAACAAGGCAAAAGCCGAGCAAATGAGCACCAACAACCGCGTCGCCTTCCACCGCATGGCAAACACCCTCAACTACCTCGACATCAAAACCGTCGTCGTCAGTTGCGGCACCTGCTACGACCAGCTCGAAAAATACCGCTTCGAAGAAATCTTCCCCGGCTGCCGCATCATCGACATCCACGAATACCTGCTCGAAAAAGGCGTGAAACTGAACGGCGTGAAAGGTCAGCAATACCTCTACCACGACCCCTGCCACACGCCCATCAAAACCATGAACGCCACCCAAATGGCCAGCAGCCTCATGGGGCAGAAAGTCGTCTTAAGCGACCGCTGCTGCGGCGAATCCGGCATGTTCGCCGTCAAACGCCCCGACATCGCCACCCAGGTCAAATTCCGCAAACAGGAAGAAATCGAGAAAAACCTCAAAGAACTGCCACAGGGCGAACCCGTCAAAATGCTCACCTCCTGCCCCGCCTGCCTGCAAGGCCTGAGCCGCTACGCCGACGACAATGACATGCCCGCCGACTATATCGTTATCGAAATGGCGAAACATATCCTCGGAGAAAACTGGCTGGACGAGTTTGTGAAAAAAGCCAACAACGGCGGCGTGGAGAAAGTGTTGCTGTAA
- a CDS encoding IS30 family transposase, translating into MSYTQLTQDERYHIQYLSRHCTIAEIAKQLNRHKSTISREIKRHCIQGQQYSAEKAQKQSRLTKQHRRKPYKLDSQLVQHIDTLIRRKLSPEQVCAYLHKHHGITLHHSTVYRYLRQDKSNGGTLWQHLRICSKPYRKRYGSTWTRGKVPNRVGIENRPAIVDQKTRIGDWEADTIVGKNQKSALLTLVERVTRYTIICKLKNLKAEDTARAAIRVLKAYKARVHTITMDNGKEFYQHTKIAKALKAKTYFCRPYHSWEKGLNENTNGLIRQYFPKQTDFRNISDREIRRVQDELNHRPRKTLGYETPSVLFLNLFQPLVP; encoded by the coding sequence ATGAGCTACACACAACTGACCCAAGACGAACGATACCATATCCAATACCTGTCCCGCCACTGCACCATCGCCGAAATCGCCAAACAGCTCAACCGCCACAAAAGCACCATCAGCCGCGAAATCAAGCGGCACTGCATCCAAGGACAGCAATACAGCGCCGAAAAAGCACAGAAGCAAAGCCGGCTGACCAAACAGCACCGGCGAAAACCCTATAAGCTCGATTCGCAGCTGGTTCAACACATCGACACCCTTATCCGCCGCAAACTCAGTCCCGAACAAGTATGTGCCTACCTGCATAAACACCACGGGATCACACTCCATCACAGCACCGTTTACCGCTACCTTCGCCAAGACAAAAGCAACGGCGGCACTTTGTGGCAACATCTCAGAATATGCAGCAAACCCTACCGCAAACGCTACGGCAGCACATGGACCAGAGGCAAAGTGCCCAACCGCGTCGGCATAGAGAACCGACCTGCTATCGTCGACCAGAAAACCCGCATCGGCGATTGGGAGGCCGACACCATCGTCGGCAAAAATCAGAAAAGCGCGTTATTGACCTTGGTCGAACGCGTTACCCGCTACACCATCATCTGCAAATTAAAGAACTTAAAAGCCGAAGACACTGCCCGGGCGGCCATTAGGGTATTAAAGGCATATAAAGCCAGAGTCCACACCATCACCATGGATAACGGCAAAGAGTTCTACCAACACACCAAAATAGCCAAAGCCTTGAAGGCGAAAACCTATTTTTGCCGCCCTTACCATTCTTGGGAGAAAGGGCTGAATGAGAACACCAATGGACTCATCCGGCAATATTTCCCCAAACAAACCGATTTCCGAAACATCAGCGATCGGGAGATACGCAGGGTTCAAGATGAGTTGAACCACCGGCCGAGAAAAACACTTGGCTACGAAACGCCAAGTGTTTTATTCTTAAATCTGTTCCAACCACTGGTACCCTAG
- a CDS encoding electron transfer flavoprotein-ubiquinone oxidoreductase — protein MTESITRDSMQYDVVIVGAGPSGLSAAIKLKQLAEKNGREISVCVVEKGSEAGAHSLAGAVIDPIALNELIPDWKEKGAPLTRAVTQDKVLFLTEKKAFNLPVTPNFDNHGNYIVSLGEVVRWLAEQAENMGVEIYPGFAAAEVLYHEDGSVKGIATGNMGIGKDGEPTDSFQPGMELWAQQTLFAEGCRGSLSKQIIERFQLDQNSQPQTYGLGIKEIWEVSSEKHQPGLVIHSAGWPLDSQTYGGAFVYHFDDNKVAVGFVVGLDYQNPYLSPFEEFQRFKTHPEIRKTFEGGRRIAYGARSLIEGGLQSLPKLSFKGGVLIGDAAGFLNMPRIKGIHTAMKSAMLAAEAVFPLLENLEEAEGFDSGKEAADYQQRFEQSWLYQELYAARNVRPSFKWGVYLGSIYTGIDQMIFRGKAPWTLKHHGKDNEQLKKAAACKPIDYPKPDGVLTFDRLSSVFLANLAHEENQPDHLVLKNPQTMIDVNYKEYASPETRYCPAGVYEIVEENGSPRLQINAANCVHCKTCDIKDPTQNITWICPEGASGPNYGGM, from the coding sequence ATGACAGAATCCATCACCCGCGACAGTATGCAATACGATGTCGTGATTGTCGGCGCAGGCCCGTCGGGTTTGTCCGCCGCCATCAAACTCAAGCAGCTTGCCGAAAAAAACGGACGCGAAATCAGCGTTTGCGTGGTGGAGAAGGGTTCGGAGGCGGGTGCGCATTCGCTGGCGGGTGCGGTCATTGATCCGATTGCGCTGAATGAGCTGATTCCCGATTGGAAAGAAAAAGGCGCGCCGCTGACGCGTGCGGTAACGCAGGACAAAGTGTTGTTCCTGACGGAGAAAAAAGCGTTCAATCTGCCGGTTACCCCCAATTTTGACAATCATGGCAACTACATCGTCAGCTTGGGCGAAGTTGTGCGCTGGTTGGCGGAGCAGGCGGAAAATATGGGCGTGGAAATCTATCCGGGCTTTGCCGCCGCCGAAGTGCTGTATCACGAAGACGGTTCGGTCAAAGGTATTGCGACCGGCAATATGGGCATCGGCAAAGACGGCGAGCCGACCGACAGTTTCCAGCCCGGCATGGAGCTTTGGGCGCAGCAAACTCTGTTTGCCGAAGGCTGCCGCGGTTCACTTTCCAAGCAAATTATCGAACGTTTCCAACTCGACCAAAACAGCCAGCCGCAAACTTACGGCTTGGGCATCAAAGAAATTTGGGAAGTGTCGTCTGAAAAACATCAGCCCGGCTTGGTGATACATAGCGCGGGCTGGCCGCTCGACAGTCAAACCTACGGCGGCGCGTTTGTTTACCATTTCGACGACAACAAAGTCGCCGTCGGTTTTGTAGTCGGTTTGGACTATCAAAACCCTTATCTGTCGCCGTTTGAAGAGTTTCAACGTTTCAAAACCCATCCCGAAATCCGCAAAACCTTCGAAGGCGGCCGCCGCATTGCTTACGGCGCGCGTTCTCTGATTGAAGGCGGTCTGCAAAGCCTGCCGAAGCTCTCGTTCAAGGGCGGCGTTTTAATCGGCGATGCGGCGGGTTTCCTCAATATGCCGCGCATCAAAGGCATTCATACCGCCATGAAATCCGCCATGCTCGCCGCAGAGGCTGTGTTTCCCTTGTTGGAAAACCTTGAAGAAGCGGAGGGCTTCGACAGCGGCAAAGAGGCAGCGGATTATCAGCAACGTTTTGAACAAAGCTGGCTGTATCAAGAGCTTTACGCCGCGCGTAACGTCCGTCCGTCATTCAAATGGGGCGTTTACCTTGGTTCAATCTATACCGGTATCGACCAGATGATTTTCAGAGGCAAGGCCCCGTGGACCTTGAAACATCATGGCAAAGACAACGAGCAGCTCAAAAAAGCCGCCGCGTGCAAGCCGATTGATTATCCGAAACCTGACGGCGTGTTGACCTTCGACCGTTTAAGCAGCGTCTTCCTCGCCAACCTCGCGCACGAAGAAAATCAGCCTGACCATTTGGTGCTGAAAAATCCGCAAACGATGATAGACGTGAACTACAAAGAATACGCCTCGCCCGAAACGCGTTATTGTCCGGCTGGTGTGTACGAAATCGTCGAAGAAAACGGCAGCCCGCGCCTGCAAATCAACGCCGCCAACTGCGTGCACTGCAAAACGTGCGACATCAAAGACCCGACGCAAAACATCACTTGGATTTGCCCCGAAGGCGCAAGCGGACCGAATTACGGCGGGATGTAG